A stretch of Bos mutus isolate GX-2022 chromosome 8, NWIPB_WYAK_1.1, whole genome shotgun sequence DNA encodes these proteins:
- the C8H9orf43 gene encoding uncharacterized protein C9orf43 homolog isoform X3, which yields MDLPDKSQWDETTCDLAVCQHPQCWATIRRIERGHPRLLDSSSKSFLDAEDKLPVLTIVNIADSCFPAKRVICRCHLPGFTFTKAHSLLSSKFDSKFEGRKDLPDRDLMNRADRSPKLSVLNLNETKLPCPQDVGNMDVIWIPEKHVSPAEEKHIICSQDGNMNRKKSPGKHKLELPGIMIPPPTPAYLHEQLSSESLPLWNQFDVLPQDLLKDLLLDKGKTILYPEMQTQLAMMKKKSPLEKSRPDSAISAKMYLSVHRLTLQKPALRYPEHLKKHYSNLKTDGHRKQQQQQQRKVKTATRKQEAKRRCKSEPGSHNTSHKHSGAVVCDPHCGRKTLRGQESNKKQQQQMKTEGPTLKQDSTERPQTNVAKKSLDSSRSKKSPKLSQIEYTKKDIKTQMEILLEDQMRSPKSASSITWNPELKLLRILQATDEEDEETHPSGAQSEVSEV from the exons ATGGATTTGCCAGATAAAAGCCAGTGGGATGAAACTACCTGTGACCTGGCTGTCTGTCAGCATCCACAATGCTGGGCAACTATCCGCCGGATTGAGAGGGGCCACCCTCGACTTCTGGACTCCTCCTCCAAATCTTTTCTGGATGCTGAAG ACAAGCTCCCAGTGCTTACCATTGTAAACATCGCAGATTCCTGCTTCCCGGCCAAGAGAGTTATTTGTCGGTGTCACTTACCAGGATTTACCTTCACAAAGGCTCACTCACTATTGAGTTCAAAGTTTGACTCCAAGTTTGAAGGCAG GAAGGATTTACCTGACAGAGACTTAATGAACCGTGCTGATAGATCTCCCAAA cTATCAGTGCTGAATTTGAATGAGACAAAGCTTCCTTGTCCTCAAGATGTAGGAAATATGGATGTCATCTGGATCCCAGAGAAGCATGTGAG CCCAGCTGAGGAGAAGCATATTATTTGCAGCCAGGATGGGAATATGAACAGAAAGAAATCTCCAGGG aaacacaagttggaactTCCAGGGATAATGATACCGCCTCCCACCCCAGCATACTTGCATGAGCAACTAAGTTCAGAATCCTTACCTCTATGGAACCAGTTTGACGTGTTGCCTCAGGATCTGCTGAAGGA CCTCTTGCTGGATAAAGGGAAAACCATACTTTATCCAGAGATGCAGACACAGTTGGCcatgatgaaaaagaaatctCCCTTGGAAAAGAGCCGACCTGACAGTGCCATTTCTGCTAAGATGTATCTATCTGTACACCGCCTCACCCTACAA aaACCAGCATTGCGATATCCTGAACATTTGAAGAAACACTATTCTAACCTGAAAACAGATG GTCAtaggaagcagcagcagcagcaacagaggaaGGTGAAGACAGCCACTAGGAAACAG GAGGCTaaaaggagatgcaagagtgaaCCAGGGAGCCACAACACCTCGCACAAACATTCAGGTGCCGTGGTTTGTGACCCACACTGTG GTCGCAAAACTCTACGAGGTCAGGAAAGCaacaaaaagcagcagcagcagatgaagaCAGAAGGCCCCACCTTGAAACAG GATTCCACAGAGAGACCACAGACAAACGTTGCTAAGAAATCCCTGGACTCCTCCCGCAGTAAGAAGA GTCCCAAATTATCCCAAATAGAATACACTAAGAAGGACATCAAGACTCAGATGGAGATTTTGCTGGAAGACCAAATGAGGTCCCCAAAGAGTGCTTCTAGCATTACCTGGAACCCGGAGCTCAAACTGCTGAGGATTCTTCAGGCCACAGATGAAGAGGACGAGGAGACCCACCCCTCTGGGGCACAGAGTGAAGTGTCCGAGGTGTAG
- the C8H9orf43 gene encoding uncharacterized protein C9orf43 homolog isoform X1 produces MDLPDKSQWDETTCDLAVCQHPQCWATIRRIERGHPRLLDSSSKSFLDAEDKLPVLTIVNIADSCFPAKRVICRCHLPGFTFTKAHSLLSSKFDSKFEGRKDLPDRDLMNRADRSPKLSVLNLNETKLPCPQDVGNMDVIWIPEKHVSPAEEKHIICSQDGNMNRKKSPGKHKLELPGIMIPPPTPAYLHEQLSSESLPLWNQFDVLPQDLLKDLLLDKGKTILYPEMQTQLAMMKKKSPLEKSRPDSAISAKMYLSVHRLTLQKPALRYPEHLKKHYSNLKTDGHRKQQQQQQRKVKTATRKQEAKRRCKSEPGSHNTSHKHSGAVVCDPHCGRKTLRGQESNKKQQQQMKTEGPTLKQDSTERPQTNVAKKSLDSSRSKKSKSLGWRNLRKCLEDRGSRTLLIRMVHVPGGHNPHTSEESSRLPSPSFSVFHFSWLTGRRLQVQLMAGSFFRSQIIPNRIH; encoded by the exons ATGGATTTGCCAGATAAAAGCCAGTGGGATGAAACTACCTGTGACCTGGCTGTCTGTCAGCATCCACAATGCTGGGCAACTATCCGCCGGATTGAGAGGGGCCACCCTCGACTTCTGGACTCCTCCTCCAAATCTTTTCTGGATGCTGAAG ACAAGCTCCCAGTGCTTACCATTGTAAACATCGCAGATTCCTGCTTCCCGGCCAAGAGAGTTATTTGTCGGTGTCACTTACCAGGATTTACCTTCACAAAGGCTCACTCACTATTGAGTTCAAAGTTTGACTCCAAGTTTGAAGGCAG GAAGGATTTACCTGACAGAGACTTAATGAACCGTGCTGATAGATCTCCCAAA cTATCAGTGCTGAATTTGAATGAGACAAAGCTTCCTTGTCCTCAAGATGTAGGAAATATGGATGTCATCTGGATCCCAGAGAAGCATGTGAG CCCAGCTGAGGAGAAGCATATTATTTGCAGCCAGGATGGGAATATGAACAGAAAGAAATCTCCAGGG aaacacaagttggaactTCCAGGGATAATGATACCGCCTCCCACCCCAGCATACTTGCATGAGCAACTAAGTTCAGAATCCTTACCTCTATGGAACCAGTTTGACGTGTTGCCTCAGGATCTGCTGAAGGA CCTCTTGCTGGATAAAGGGAAAACCATACTTTATCCAGAGATGCAGACACAGTTGGCcatgatgaaaaagaaatctCCCTTGGAAAAGAGCCGACCTGACAGTGCCATTTCTGCTAAGATGTATCTATCTGTACACCGCCTCACCCTACAA aaACCAGCATTGCGATATCCTGAACATTTGAAGAAACACTATTCTAACCTGAAAACAGATG GTCAtaggaagcagcagcagcagcaacagaggaaGGTGAAGACAGCCACTAGGAAACAG GAGGCTaaaaggagatgcaagagtgaaCCAGGGAGCCACAACACCTCGCACAAACATTCAGGTGCCGTGGTTTGTGACCCACACTGTG GTCGCAAAACTCTACGAGGTCAGGAAAGCaacaaaaagcagcagcagcagatgaagaCAGAAGGCCCCACCTTGAAACAG GATTCCACAGAGAGACCACAGACAAACGTTGCTAAGAAATCCCTGGACTCCTCCCGCAGTAAGAAGAGTAAGAGCCTAGGGTGGAGGAACCTTAGAAAGTGTCTTGAGGACAGGGGGAGCAGAACCCTGTTGATCAGGATGGTTCACGTCCCTGGAGGGCACAACCCTCATACATCAGAAGAGTCCTCCAGACTCCCCAGcccttccttttctgtcttccaTTTTTCATGGTTAACTGGGAGAAGGCTACAGGTGCAGTTGATGGCTGGGTCTTTTTTTAGGTCCCAAATTATCCCAAATAGAATACACTAA
- the C8H9orf43 gene encoding uncharacterized protein C9orf43 homolog isoform X2: MDLPDKSQWDETTCDLAVCQHPQCWATIRRIERGHPRLLDSSSKSFLDAEDKLPVLTIVNIADSCFPAKRVICRCHLPGFTFTKAHSLLSSKFDSKFEGRKDLPDRDLMNRADRSPKLSVLNLNETKLPCPQDVGNMDVIWIPEKHVSPAEEKHIICSQDGNMNRKKSPGKHKLELPGIMIPPPTPAYLHEQLSSESLPLWNQFDVLPQDLLKDLLLDKGKTILYPEMQTQLAMMKKKSPLEKSRPDSAISAKMYLSVHRLTLQKPALRYPEHLKKHYSNLKTDGHRKQQQQQQRKVKTATRKQEAKRRCKSEPGSHNTSHKHSGRKTLRGQESNKKQQQQMKTEGPTLKQDSTERPQTNVAKKSLDSSRSKKSKSLGWRNLRKCLEDRGSRTLLIRMVHVPGGHNPHTSEESSRLPSPSFSVFHFSWLTGRRLQVQLMAGSFFRSQIIPNRIH, from the exons ATGGATTTGCCAGATAAAAGCCAGTGGGATGAAACTACCTGTGACCTGGCTGTCTGTCAGCATCCACAATGCTGGGCAACTATCCGCCGGATTGAGAGGGGCCACCCTCGACTTCTGGACTCCTCCTCCAAATCTTTTCTGGATGCTGAAG ACAAGCTCCCAGTGCTTACCATTGTAAACATCGCAGATTCCTGCTTCCCGGCCAAGAGAGTTATTTGTCGGTGTCACTTACCAGGATTTACCTTCACAAAGGCTCACTCACTATTGAGTTCAAAGTTTGACTCCAAGTTTGAAGGCAG GAAGGATTTACCTGACAGAGACTTAATGAACCGTGCTGATAGATCTCCCAAA cTATCAGTGCTGAATTTGAATGAGACAAAGCTTCCTTGTCCTCAAGATGTAGGAAATATGGATGTCATCTGGATCCCAGAGAAGCATGTGAG CCCAGCTGAGGAGAAGCATATTATTTGCAGCCAGGATGGGAATATGAACAGAAAGAAATCTCCAGGG aaacacaagttggaactTCCAGGGATAATGATACCGCCTCCCACCCCAGCATACTTGCATGAGCAACTAAGTTCAGAATCCTTACCTCTATGGAACCAGTTTGACGTGTTGCCTCAGGATCTGCTGAAGGA CCTCTTGCTGGATAAAGGGAAAACCATACTTTATCCAGAGATGCAGACACAGTTGGCcatgatgaaaaagaaatctCCCTTGGAAAAGAGCCGACCTGACAGTGCCATTTCTGCTAAGATGTATCTATCTGTACACCGCCTCACCCTACAA aaACCAGCATTGCGATATCCTGAACATTTGAAGAAACACTATTCTAACCTGAAAACAGATG GTCAtaggaagcagcagcagcagcaacagaggaaGGTGAAGACAGCCACTAGGAAACAG GAGGCTaaaaggagatgcaagagtgaaCCAGGGAGCCACAACACCTCGCACAAACATTCAG GTCGCAAAACTCTACGAGGTCAGGAAAGCaacaaaaagcagcagcagcagatgaagaCAGAAGGCCCCACCTTGAAACAG GATTCCACAGAGAGACCACAGACAAACGTTGCTAAGAAATCCCTGGACTCCTCCCGCAGTAAGAAGAGTAAGAGCCTAGGGTGGAGGAACCTTAGAAAGTGTCTTGAGGACAGGGGGAGCAGAACCCTGTTGATCAGGATGGTTCACGTCCCTGGAGGGCACAACCCTCATACATCAGAAGAGTCCTCCAGACTCCCCAGcccttccttttctgtcttccaTTTTTCATGGTTAACTGGGAGAAGGCTACAGGTGCAGTTGATGGCTGGGTCTTTTTTTAGGTCCCAAATTATCCCAAATAGAATACACTAA
- the POLE3 gene encoding DNA polymerase epsilon subunit 3: MAERPEDLNLPNAVITRIIKEALPDGVNISKEARSAISRAASVFVLYATSCANNFAMKGKRKTLNASDVLSAMEEMEFQRFVTPLKEALEAYRREQKGKKEASEQKKKDKDKKTDSEEQDKSRDEDNDEDEERLEEEEQNEEEEVDN, encoded by the exons ATGGCGGAGAGGCCCGAGGACTTAAACCTGCCCAATGCCGTCATCACCAGAATCATCAAGGAGGCG CTCCCGGACGGTGTCAACATCTCCAAGGAGGCCCGGAGCGCCATCTCCCGCGCCGCCAGCGTCTTCGTGCTGTACGCCACATCCTG TGCCAACAACTTTGCGATGAAAGGGAAACGCAAGACACTGAATGCCAGCGATGTGCTGTCAGCCATGGAGGAGATGGAGTTTCAGCGGTTCGTAACCCCGTTAAAAGAAGCTCTGGAAG CTTATAGGAGGGAGCAAAAAGGCAAGAAGGAAGCTTCAGAGCAAAAGAAGAAggacaaagacaaaaaaacagaTTCGGAAGAGCAGGACAAGAGCAGGGATGAGGACAATGATGAAGACGAGGAAAGGCTGGAGGAAGAAGAACAGAATGAAGAGGAGGAAGTGGACAACTGA